From a single Rosa rugosa chromosome 7, drRosRugo1.1, whole genome shotgun sequence genomic region:
- the LOC133722236 gene encoding dirigent protein 22-like, whose protein sequence is MAKTLQNFSSLCIIPLTLLLLLTLVGASEHRFSRPLSRAKLGLKKEKLSHLRFYFHDIVSGHSPTVVRVAEAPTTKNSSTAFGAVMMMDDPLTAGPELGTKLVGKAQGIYASASQTELGLLMVLNFAFVEGKYNGSNLSVLGRNAVFSAVREMPIVGGSGLFRFARGYARARTHKVDLNTGDAVVEYNVYVLHY, encoded by the coding sequence ATGGCTAAGACCCTCCAAAACTTCAGTTCCCTCTGCATCATTCCCTTGACTCTTCTCCTCCTCTTAACCCTCGTCGGTGCCAGCGAGCACCGCTTCTCAAGACCCTTGTCCCGAGCCAAACTTGGCCTAAAGAAAGAGAAACTGAGCCATCTCCGGTTCTACTTCCACGACATAGTCAGCGGCCACAGCCCAACAGTCGTTAGGGTCGCTGAGGCTCCCACGACCAAAAACTCCAGCACGGCTTTCGGTGCAGTGATGATGATGGATGACCCCTTGACTGCCGGACCGGAGCTGGGAACCAAGCTAGTCGGCAAGGCACAAGGCATTTATGCTTCGGCCTCACAAACCGAGTTAGGGCTTTTGATGGTGCTGAACTTTGCTTTTGTGGAAGGGAAGTATAATGGGAGTAATCTGAGCGTGTTGGGAAGGAACGCGGTGTTCTCCGCCGTGAGGGAGATGCCAATAGTTGGCGGGAGCGGCCTTTTCCGGTTTGCTAGGGGGTATGCTCGTGCTAGGACTCACAAGGTTGATTTGAACACTGGGGATGCTGTGGTGGAGTATAATGTCTACGTTCTCCATTATTGA